The following are encoded together in the Geobacter sulfurreducens PCA genome:
- the nusA gene encoding transcription termination factor NusA, translated as METTFNLKHIIDQIVKEKGIDRHIVVEALEQAVLTAANKKFRNTRDLEAHYNPEVGEVELFEFVTVVDEVQDSYKEIDMEEAREIDPDVEVGDSLGMKLDASGFTRIAAQTAKQVIIQKVREAERETIFNEFKDRIGELVTGVVRRFEKGDLVIDLGRAEAVLSHKEQAPREVYRQGDRVKTLITDIRMTPKGPQIVLSRTHPGVLAKLFEAEVPEIAEGIVEIKAVVREPGSRAKIAVYSHDSDVDPVGACVGMRGSRVQNVVSELRGEKIDIIPWSDDAARFACNALQPAVVSKVYIDDENRSMEIIVADDQLSLAIGKKGQNVRLAAKLTGWRIDIKSETTAAEAELLQYSSYDGATEEVAEEAAQAVETEGEAVAEEQVEA; from the coding sequence GTGGAAACGACCTTCAACCTCAAGCACATTATTGACCAGATCGTCAAGGAGAAGGGGATTGACCGGCACATCGTCGTGGAAGCCCTGGAGCAGGCGGTACTCACCGCTGCGAACAAGAAGTTCCGCAATACTCGTGATCTTGAGGCCCACTATAACCCGGAAGTTGGCGAAGTTGAGCTCTTTGAGTTCGTTACCGTGGTCGACGAGGTTCAGGATTCCTACAAGGAAATCGACATGGAAGAGGCCCGGGAGATCGACCCTGACGTGGAAGTGGGCGATTCTCTCGGTATGAAGCTGGATGCAAGCGGTTTTACCCGTATCGCCGCCCAGACCGCCAAGCAGGTCATCATCCAGAAGGTGCGCGAGGCGGAGCGGGAAACTATTTTCAACGAGTTCAAGGACCGGATCGGCGAACTGGTGACCGGCGTTGTGCGCCGCTTTGAAAAAGGTGATCTGGTAATCGATCTCGGGCGCGCCGAAGCGGTGCTTTCCCATAAGGAGCAGGCGCCGCGCGAGGTGTATCGCCAGGGTGACCGCGTTAAGACTCTGATCACCGACATCCGGATGACCCCAAAGGGGCCCCAGATCGTTCTGTCGCGTACCCATCCCGGCGTCCTTGCCAAGCTTTTCGAGGCGGAGGTTCCGGAGATCGCCGAAGGGATCGTGGAGATCAAGGCCGTTGTACGTGAGCCGGGCAGCCGGGCCAAGATCGCCGTCTACTCCCATGATTCCGATGTGGATCCCGTTGGGGCCTGCGTGGGTATGCGGGGTAGCCGCGTGCAGAATGTGGTGTCCGAGCTGAGGGGTGAAAAGATCGATATCATCCCCTGGTCCGATGACGCGGCACGCTTTGCGTGCAATGCGCTGCAACCGGCCGTGGTGTCGAAGGTGTACATTGACGACGAGAACCGCTCCATGGAGATAATCGTCGCCGACGACCAACTGTCGCTGGCTATCGGTAAAAAAGGGCAGAACGTGCGGCTTGCCGCAAAGCTTACCGGCTGGCGCATCGACATCAAGAGCGAAACCACTGCTGCCGAGGCGGAACTGCTCCAGTATTCCTCCTATGATGGGGCCACCGAAGAGGTTGCTGAAGAGGCCGCCCAAGCCGTTGAGACCGAAGGCGAAGCGGTTGCAGAGGAGCAGGTGGAAGCATAG
- the infB gene encoding translation initiation factor IF-2 yields MSKTHVYELAKKMGIENKELLTRLKSLGIEVKNHLSVLEEDEILKVTAPPAAPPKSGPQEEVRVTTTVIRRRRVAEAAPAETPVEAVAPPVESAPAPLEVEAVEEAVVQAPPVVEPPVARESEAAPAEEPVAAAVKPASEPPVVQKAPVAPAAPPVDDKPTANKARILGRVELPGITTPAPKPADRREATAPKKRIEERIMTPSPTDRPAPAGDDRRKAGTPPPPPRKGKEFVAPAEPERGAKKPGGGGAGKKKEAFKKTELLEKRERIFEPGPKTGKGKKRERDMVSLGRKTEITVPKAIKRIIKISESITVGELAKRMGVKATDLIRVLMKMGMMVTINHPLDVDTATLVASEFGYEIENVAIDVDEMLESVPDAPESLTKRPPVVTIMGHVDHGKTSLLDAIREANVIAGEAGGITQHIGAYDVELNGRKITFLDTPGHEAFTAMRARGAKVTDIVILVVAADDGVMPQTREAVNHSKAAGVPIIVAINKIDKPEAKPERVKQELMEFGLVSEEWGGETIFVEVSAKKRINLPELLEMVLLQADVMDLKANPDKDARGTIVEAKLDRGRGPVATVLVQEGTLKIGDYFVAGVNSGRVRAMQNDRGDKVNEAGPSMPVEVIGFTGVPDAGDVFISLVDEKRAKEIASHRQQKLRETELAKHSKMSLEQLYDKIQKGEVKDLNAIVKADVQGSVEAVSESLRKLSTDAVRLNVIHSSVGAITETDVNLASASNAIILGFNVRPEPKASAHAEKEGVDIRLYNIIYDAVEDIKKAMEGLLEPTLREKYLGRAEVREVFSVPKVGNVAGCYIQDGKMIRNAQVRLLRDNVVIYEGKMSSLRRFKDDVKEVATGYECGIGLENYNDIKVGDVIEDFEIEKIATTL; encoded by the coding sequence ATGAGCAAAACCCACGTGTATGAGCTGGCAAAGAAGATGGGTATTGAAAATAAGGAGCTCCTTACCCGACTCAAGAGCCTTGGCATTGAGGTGAAAAACCACCTGTCGGTGCTGGAGGAAGACGAGATTTTGAAGGTAACCGCGCCGCCTGCCGCTCCCCCGAAGAGTGGCCCCCAGGAAGAAGTCAGGGTGACGACAACCGTTATCCGCCGTCGCCGTGTGGCAGAGGCCGCTCCCGCAGAAACGCCGGTCGAGGCCGTTGCACCTCCGGTTGAAAGTGCGCCTGCTCCGTTGGAAGTCGAGGCAGTCGAAGAGGCCGTCGTTCAGGCGCCGCCCGTAGTCGAGCCCCCCGTGGCGCGAGAGTCCGAGGCCGCACCTGCGGAAGAACCGGTCGCCGCTGCCGTCAAACCTGCATCCGAGCCCCCGGTTGTGCAAAAGGCTCCGGTTGCGCCTGCCGCACCTCCGGTTGATGACAAGCCGACGGCCAACAAGGCACGGATTCTTGGCCGGGTCGAGCTCCCCGGCATCACGACCCCCGCACCCAAGCCTGCGGACAGACGTGAAGCAACAGCTCCCAAGAAACGGATCGAAGAGCGCATCATGACTCCCTCTCCGACCGATCGGCCGGCGCCGGCGGGCGACGACCGCCGCAAAGCGGGAACTCCTCCCCCGCCGCCCCGCAAGGGCAAGGAGTTCGTTGCTCCGGCCGAGCCTGAAAGGGGAGCCAAAAAACCCGGCGGAGGCGGTGCGGGCAAGAAAAAAGAAGCGTTCAAGAAGACTGAACTTCTCGAAAAGCGCGAACGGATTTTTGAGCCCGGGCCAAAGACGGGTAAAGGCAAGAAGCGCGAGAGGGATATGGTTTCTCTCGGCAGAAAGACCGAGATTACGGTGCCCAAGGCAATCAAGCGGATCATCAAGATCTCCGAATCGATTACCGTGGGCGAACTGGCCAAGCGGATGGGGGTTAAGGCGACCGATCTTATCCGCGTCCTCATGAAAATGGGGATGATGGTCACCATAAACCATCCCCTTGACGTGGACACCGCCACCCTTGTTGCGTCCGAATTCGGGTACGAAATCGAGAACGTTGCAATCGATGTGGACGAAATGCTCGAATCGGTGCCCGATGCGCCCGAGAGCCTCACGAAGCGGCCGCCGGTGGTCACTATCATGGGACACGTCGATCACGGCAAGACGTCGCTTCTGGATGCAATTCGTGAAGCCAACGTCATCGCCGGCGAAGCCGGCGGCATCACCCAGCACATCGGTGCCTACGACGTGGAGTTGAATGGCCGGAAGATCACCTTCCTCGATACGCCGGGCCACGAGGCATTTACTGCCATGCGCGCCCGCGGTGCCAAGGTCACTGACATCGTCATCCTCGTGGTGGCCGCCGATGACGGCGTGATGCCCCAGACCCGCGAGGCGGTGAACCACTCCAAGGCCGCCGGTGTTCCCATCATCGTTGCCATCAACAAGATCGACAAGCCCGAGGCAAAGCCCGAACGGGTGAAACAGGAGCTCATGGAATTCGGTCTGGTTTCCGAGGAGTGGGGTGGGGAGACCATCTTTGTCGAGGTTTCGGCGAAGAAGAGGATCAATCTCCCGGAACTGCTCGAAATGGTACTTCTCCAAGCCGACGTGATGGACTTGAAGGCCAATCCGGACAAAGACGCTCGCGGCACCATCGTGGAGGCTAAGCTCGACCGCGGCCGCGGCCCTGTTGCCACGGTGCTCGTTCAGGAAGGAACGCTTAAGATCGGTGATTACTTCGTGGCCGGCGTCAACTCGGGAAGAGTCCGTGCCATGCAGAACGATCGGGGCGATAAGGTCAACGAAGCCGGCCCCTCCATGCCGGTGGAAGTTATCGGCTTCACCGGGGTCCCTGATGCGGGCGACGTGTTTATCAGTCTTGTCGACGAGAAGCGTGCCAAGGAAATCGCCTCCCATCGTCAGCAGAAGCTTCGTGAAACCGAACTTGCCAAGCACAGCAAAATGTCGCTGGAGCAGCTCTACGACAAGATCCAGAAGGGCGAGGTCAAGGATCTCAATGCCATCGTCAAGGCCGACGTTCAGGGGTCCGTGGAGGCTGTTTCGGAGTCATTGCGCAAGCTCTCCACCGACGCCGTGCGGCTGAACGTCATCCATTCCTCGGTCGGCGCCATTACCGAAACCGACGTGAACCTGGCCTCGGCGTCCAACGCCATCATCCTCGGCTTCAACGTCCGGCCCGAGCCGAAGGCATCCGCCCATGCCGAGAAGGAAGGGGTCGATATCCGTCTCTATAACATCATCTACGATGCTGTGGAGGACATCAAAAAGGCCATGGAGGGACTCCTCGAGCCAACCTTGCGCGAGAAGTATCTGGGACGGGCAGAGGTCCGGGAAGTTTTCTCTGTGCCCAAGGTCGGCAACGTGGCGGGTTGCTACATCCAGGACGGCAAGATGATCCGCAACGCCCAAGTGCGGCTGCTGCGGGACAATGTGGTCATCTACGAAGGCAAGATGTCCAGTCTGCGCCGCTTCAAGGACGATGTCAAAGAGGTGGCCACCGGCTACGAGTGCGGTATCGGCCTTGAGAACTACAACGACATCAAGGTTGGTGACGTCATCGAGGATTTCGAGATCGAGAAGATCGCCACCACCCTGTAG
- the truB gene encoding tRNA pseudouridine(55) synthase TruB: protein MDGFIVIDKPIGLTSHDVVARVRQTLRQKKAGHTGTLDPFATGVLPVAVGEGTKAIPYLDESTKVYRATLILGAATDTQDHTGQVVHAGDWRHLEPQSVRDVVSSFTGKLSQLPPMFSALKRDGVPLYKLARTGREVERERREIEVFSLVVDSIDLPLVTFTLSCSRGTYVRTLAHDMGERLGCGAHLTELRRLSSGPFNLDRAISLERLKELAEAGNLADVLVSPSDALGHLHALPLTAQGAERVRRGMPPCREDVEHGAGTGIPAGTRLRLLRDGIVVAVADSLAGLWSSDTKNLRLLRVFN from the coding sequence ATGGACGGCTTTATCGTCATCGACAAACCGATCGGTCTCACCTCCCATGATGTGGTTGCGAGAGTCAGGCAAACCCTTCGGCAGAAGAAGGCCGGTCACACCGGCACGCTTGATCCATTCGCCACCGGCGTTCTACCGGTTGCTGTCGGCGAGGGGACAAAAGCGATTCCCTATCTGGATGAATCAACCAAAGTATACCGTGCCACGCTGATCCTTGGCGCTGCCACTGATACCCAGGACCACACCGGTCAGGTTGTTCATGCCGGCGACTGGCGGCACCTGGAGCCTCAGTCAGTTCGTGATGTCGTTTCCTCGTTCACGGGCAAACTCAGCCAGCTGCCCCCCATGTTTTCGGCCCTCAAGCGTGATGGCGTCCCCCTTTACAAACTCGCCCGCACTGGCAGGGAAGTCGAGCGCGAACGCCGTGAGATAGAGGTTTTCTCATTGGTTGTCGACTCGATTGATCTGCCGTTGGTGACGTTTACCCTGTCCTGCTCGCGCGGGACCTATGTCCGGACACTGGCCCACGACATGGGTGAGCGTCTTGGCTGCGGTGCTCACCTGACGGAGTTGCGCCGGTTGAGCAGCGGCCCCTTCAATCTGGACCGGGCTATATCCCTTGAACGGCTTAAAGAGCTGGCAGAAGCCGGCAACCTTGCCGATGTCCTTGTGTCGCCATCCGACGCCCTGGGTCATCTTCATGCATTGCCGCTCACCGCCCAGGGAGCTGAACGTGTCAGGCGCGGCATGCCCCCTTGCCGTGAGGATGTTGAGCATGGGGCGGGTACGGGAATACCGGCGGGGACACGTCTGCGTTTGCTGAGAGACGGAATTGTTGTTGCTGTGGCGGATTCTCTTGCCGGTCTTTGGTCCAGTGATACCAAAAACCTAAGACTTTTAAGGGTGTTTAACTAG
- a CDS encoding ribosome-binding factor A: MFNRSEKVAEAIHELVSGLIVKGMKDPRIGFITITGVKVTDDIRQATIYYTVMGDDEARVSTARGLASATGFLRREIGKQLRLKFAPELHFKYDQSIEYGNRIDQLLKEIETEKGSDD, from the coding sequence ATGTTCAACCGTTCTGAAAAAGTAGCCGAGGCGATCCATGAGCTCGTGTCGGGGCTTATCGTCAAGGGGATGAAGGATCCGCGCATCGGGTTCATCACCATTACCGGCGTAAAAGTTACCGATGACATACGCCAGGCGACCATCTATTACACGGTCATGGGTGATGACGAAGCCAGGGTCTCGACGGCGCGCGGGCTTGCAAGTGCAACCGGCTTCCTGCGCCGGGAGATCGGAAAGCAGCTCAGGCTCAAATTCGCACCGGAGCTTCACTTCAAATACGACCAGTCAATTGAGTACGGCAACCGGATCGATCAACTGCTGAAAGAAATCGAGACTGAGAAAGGTTCCGATGATTGA
- a CDS encoding DUF448 domain-containing protein, translating to MGKDEPRRSCIGCRQERGKGELLRFVLDPEGRVVPDIVAKLPGRGAYTCPDPACVRAAIARKQFARAFKGEGSVAPVDALIAEIRLRLEERIASYVALANKAGKVVSGSDTVMERLRRGDRLGLVILTEDISADIGEKVTHLAERYQIPCYHLLDKDRVGALLGKGLRSVVAIGESGFVPSILKELERYGNFLDGGAVDEQNPRV from the coding sequence ATGGGAAAGGACGAACCGCGCAGATCCTGTATCGGTTGTCGTCAGGAGAGGGGCAAGGGCGAACTGCTCCGCTTCGTTCTTGATCCCGAAGGAAGGGTAGTTCCCGATATTGTTGCCAAGCTTCCCGGGCGCGGTGCGTATACGTGCCCCGATCCCGCCTGTGTGCGGGCCGCTATAGCTCGGAAGCAGTTTGCGCGAGCTTTCAAGGGGGAGGGCAGCGTTGCCCCTGTAGATGCGCTGATCGCCGAGATACGGTTACGTCTCGAGGAGCGGATAGCCTCTTATGTGGCCCTGGCCAACAAGGCGGGCAAGGTCGTGTCGGGCAGCGATACGGTGATGGAGCGCCTTCGGCGCGGCGACCGGCTTGGCCTCGTGATTCTCACGGAAGATATTTCCGCTGATATCGGCGAAAAGGTGACTCACCTGGCCGAGCGATATCAGATACCCTGTTATCATCTCTTGGACAAGGATCGGGTCGGCGCTCTTCTCGGCAAAGGATTGCGAAGTGTCGTCGCAATCGGGGAGAGCGGCTTTGTCCCGTCCATTCTGAAAGAATTAGAACGCTACGGTAATTTCCTTGATGGGGGTGCGGTTGATGAGCAAAACCCACGTGTATGA
- the rpsO gene encoding 30S ribosomal protein S15 codes for MLVTDKKKEIITTHKLHDSDTGSPEVQIALLTERIIYLTEHFKVHKKDHHSRRGLLKIVGQRRRLLDYLKKKDVERYRSIIEKLGIRR; via the coding sequence GTGCTGGTGACTGACAAAAAGAAAGAGATTATCACAACCCACAAGCTTCACGACAGTGATACGGGCTCTCCCGAGGTGCAGATCGCGCTTCTTACCGAGCGGATCATCTATCTTACCGAGCACTTCAAGGTGCACAAGAAGGATCACCACAGCCGCCGCGGACTTCTGAAGATCGTCGGCCAGAGAAGAAGGCTCCTCGATTACCTCAAGAAGAAAGACGTCGAGAGGTATCGGTCGATCATCGAGAAGCTCGGCATTCGTCGCTAA
- a CDS encoding DHH family phosphoesterase, whose product MIESILREIRIHRSFLITTHENPDGDAVGSSLALAGYLKRLGKDVTVHFCDPVPELYRFLPLADSVRQDLPDQDFDVCFVLDVGEFRRAGKLVNECRRIGMFINIDHHLTCDRFGTINYIDSAAAASGVLVYRLIKAAGHDIDYDTALALYTSIITDTGSFRYSNANPEAFAIAGELVATGINTWSIAEKLYESQPRQRLELLALALSTLSFSANGDCASITVTLDMYEKVGACAELTDGFVNYPRSIRGVEVAVFFREIQPHLFKVGFRSKGKIDVSSLAAAFGGGGHHNAAGCTLTGDLAEVRKQVFDHLETAL is encoded by the coding sequence ATGATTGAAAGCATTCTTCGTGAAATTCGGATTCACCGTAGTTTTTTGATCACCACTCACGAGAATCCTGACGGCGATGCGGTCGGGTCGTCCCTTGCCCTTGCAGGTTACCTCAAACGCTTGGGCAAGGATGTTACCGTACATTTCTGTGATCCCGTGCCCGAGTTGTACCGTTTTCTCCCCTTGGCCGACAGTGTCCGACAGGATCTGCCGGATCAGGATTTCGACGTGTGCTTTGTTCTCGATGTGGGGGAATTTCGCCGAGCCGGCAAACTGGTGAACGAGTGCCGCCGCATCGGCATGTTCATCAATATTGACCACCACCTCACCTGTGACCGTTTCGGTACCATCAATTACATAGATTCCGCAGCCGCAGCCAGCGGGGTACTGGTCTACCGCCTTATCAAGGCCGCCGGTCACGACATCGACTACGATACGGCCCTGGCACTCTATACTTCCATAATCACCGATACCGGTTCTTTCCGCTACTCGAACGCAAATCCCGAAGCCTTCGCCATTGCGGGTGAGTTGGTCGCCACGGGCATCAATACGTGGTCCATTGCCGAGAAACTCTATGAAAGCCAGCCGCGCCAGCGTCTGGAGCTTCTTGCGCTGGCCCTTTCGACGCTTTCTTTCTCCGCCAACGGGGATTGCGCCTCAATCACCGTGACCCTTGACATGTACGAGAAGGTTGGCGCCTGTGCCGAACTGACCGACGGTTTCGTCAACTACCCCCGTTCCATCAGGGGGGTGGAAGTCGCGGTTTTCTTCCGCGAGATCCAGCCCCATCTGTTCAAGGTCGGATTCCGTTCCAAGGGCAAGATCGATGTGTCGAGCCTTGCCGCAGCCTTTGGCGGCGGCGGGCACCACAATGCGGCCGGTTGTACCCTGACCGGTGATTTGGCCGAAGTCAGAAAGCAGGTTTTCGACCATCTGGAGACTGCTCTCTGA
- the bioB gene encoding biotin synthase BioB — MINYPESLANRIIKGSTLDKDEANELLLLEGTDANALFLAASRVRDHFLGTGVDLCSIINAKSGRCPENCAFCAQSAHHATNAPVYPLVDEEQITACAREAAGAGSHCFGIVTSGSAISRGEELDRICRALRRIRRETAIEPSCSLGVIDYETALALREAGAVTYHHNLETARSFFPNVCTTHDYEEDVETVRVAKRAGLKVCCGGIFGLGETPEQRVEMALTLRELDVDSIPLNFLNPIEGTPLAGADRITPLECLKTIAVYRLILPDRKIAVCGGRERNLRDLQSWMFFAGASGTMIGNYLTTTGRPPEQDWQMLADLGLTVRQCNG; from the coding sequence ATGATCAACTACCCTGAATCACTAGCAAATCGCATCATCAAAGGAAGCACTCTCGACAAAGATGAAGCCAACGAGCTACTCCTGCTGGAAGGCACCGATGCCAACGCCCTCTTCCTGGCGGCCAGTCGCGTCCGCGATCATTTCCTCGGTACCGGCGTGGACCTGTGCTCCATCATTAACGCCAAATCGGGCCGCTGCCCGGAAAACTGCGCGTTTTGCGCCCAATCGGCTCACCACGCCACCAACGCGCCCGTGTATCCTCTCGTCGACGAAGAACAGATCACCGCCTGCGCCAGAGAAGCAGCGGGGGCCGGATCCCATTGCTTCGGCATCGTAACCAGCGGCTCTGCCATCTCGCGCGGCGAAGAGCTGGACCGAATCTGCCGGGCCCTGCGGCGCATCCGCCGGGAGACGGCCATAGAGCCGTCCTGCTCCCTCGGTGTCATCGACTACGAAACCGCCCTGGCGCTTCGCGAGGCCGGAGCCGTAACCTATCATCACAATCTTGAAACAGCCCGCAGCTTCTTCCCGAACGTCTGCACCACCCATGATTACGAAGAGGATGTGGAAACAGTACGAGTCGCGAAGCGTGCAGGACTGAAGGTATGCTGCGGCGGCATTTTCGGTCTGGGAGAAACCCCGGAACAACGGGTCGAAATGGCCCTCACCCTGCGTGAACTCGACGTGGATTCGATCCCTCTCAACTTCCTGAATCCCATCGAAGGGACGCCTCTGGCCGGTGCGGACCGAATTACCCCGCTCGAATGCCTCAAGACCATCGCCGTGTACCGTCTCATCCTTCCGGACCGGAAAATCGCCGTTTGCGGAGGCCGTGAGCGCAACCTGAGGGACCTGCAGTCGTGGATGTTTTTTGCCGGGGCCAGCGGCACCATGATCGGCAACTATCTTACCACCACCGGTCGTCCGCCCGAGCAGGACTGGCAGATGCTGGCCGACCTGGGGCTTACTGTGAGGCAATGCAATGGCTGA
- the rimP gene encoding ribosome maturation factor RimP, whose translation MQKDDVAGRITAVAEQVLTPQGLELVEVEYKREGRQMVLRLFVDKPGGISLDDCAAVSRELSEILDVEDFIRENYTLEVSSPGLNRPLKKEADYERYAGRLVKVRTFELLADEEGNRRKTFLGDLVGLSDGVVTLTLREGQLARIPLDKIAKANLEFEF comes from the coding sequence ATGCAGAAGGATGATGTTGCCGGTCGGATAACGGCGGTCGCCGAGCAGGTGCTTACCCCTCAAGGGCTGGAACTTGTGGAGGTAGAGTACAAGCGCGAAGGACGGCAGATGGTTCTGCGTCTCTTTGTCGACAAGCCGGGTGGAATAAGTCTTGACGACTGCGCCGCGGTCAGTCGCGAGTTGTCCGAAATTCTCGATGTCGAAGATTTTATTCGTGAGAATTACACGCTGGAGGTTTCATCGCCCGGCCTCAACCGTCCCCTGAAGAAAGAGGCGGATTATGAGCGCTATGCCGGGCGCCTTGTCAAGGTGCGCACATTCGAGCTCCTGGCGGATGAAGAGGGGAACCGGCGCAAGACGTTCCTGGGTGATCTTGTCGGACTCTCCGACGGGGTCGTCACCCTTACGCTTCGGGAAGGGCAGCTGGCCCGCATCCCTCTGGATAAGATAGCTAAAGCTAACCTGGAATTCGAGTTTTAG